Genomic DNA from Prunus persica cultivar Lovell chromosome G1, Prunus_persica_NCBIv2, whole genome shotgun sequence:
TGAAAGAGCATCATCTTGCTTTGCCTTCTCATACTGGTATTGACAACCAATCCCATATAAGTAAATCTGGAGAACATGTAGCCATATTCTTGATCACCATAATCACAAAGACTCTTACCTCAACTTGCTGCAAGGCACCTGAACCATCAGGAGGAGATGTCGCAGGAGCCGACCTTCCTTTGGGTATAGGAGCTAAACCCAACTTTTCCCTCTGATGGGGGTCACTCTTTTTGGGTGCAGAAGCTGAACATGATCACCAGATCAAAACCGAATTACATTATACAATAAGTTTCACGATGCTTTGAGTATACAGAACAAGTAGATTATTATAACAGAAGCACACCTGCTGAAAAATCAGGCCCAGAAATATCCTTCCCCTTCTTTGCCTTCCAAGGCATTGCGAACATACCCCCGAGATTATTTAAAAGCTTCTCACCCTGTTTTGAAAATGCATCATTAGGTAAAATGGTAAAGGGGAGCAAAAGAAATGCTGCTCAAAAATCACATACATCCCTACAAGGATTTCACAAATGCTGCCTCTTCTTGTTTCATAGTTTCAAACTTTCTTGTGTCGtaagaaaaattaagtataTAACAAAACCAGAGAGTTCATAAATCAAAATCCTGACAACATTGAGCTTACCCGACTCAAATCCTTATCTATATCGACAGCCGCCATGTGGGTCCTTGTAATTTGCTCACCCTGCGCATGCAACATGTCAAGGGTCTTTGTAGCATCCTCTCTGATGTTCTCAGCAATCCTGAGGCAGTTGTTGACACTCTGTGTAGTCTCCTCAGCCTTGTACACAGCATATTTCTCCAACTCTTGCACACTCTGGTTCTCTATCCCCCCCGAGTCAAGAAAATCATTCTTGTAGGAAGCAGGCGAAGACCCTCTTTTACCAGGCTTTTCTTTACTAAAATCCGGGGTTATAAGCATCGGTTCGGAAGAAGTTCGTCTTGCAGGCTTATGAGTGTCCTTATCAGTTTCTGAATCAGCAGGAGCTTGAAATCCCGGGTCTACAGAGTTTTGCTTAGCAATTTTTGCTGGTGATTTCTTAAACCCAAACATTTTCACAAGAAACCAAAGTTGTCAAGTGTTTAGTTTTGAGTCCAAAGTCACTAAATCAAAGGAATTGGTAGAAACCCTGtgtagatttaaaaaaatggtaCCTACAACCACAGACAAGGTTCAACGATGAGAACAAATTCCGAAAGATTACCGAAACATAAGTTCCAGAAGGCAATAACAAATATTTCATACAACTATACCAATCAATCAATAGGGGCATTCATATTTATTCTGTTTCAATCAAAAAAAGATTACGAATTTAGAAATAGAAGAAGATCAAATATGGCACTGGGTGTGAAGGAGGCTGAGAAAGTTGACCCAGAAAGAAAACAGGAATACAAATTCACAACTAGGATTTCCAAATTTCTTTTATACACTTTCCTTACCTTTACAAAGCAAACCCAAAAGAACaataatgaaacaaaataCAATTCCACCGAattcaataacaaaaaagaaaaggtgaaGAGCGATATCGCAAACATTTCCACTAAGAAACACGACATGGGTTATGATCAAGACCCATAATGTACCTAGAAATTTCGATAAAAATCGAAAATTGGCAGAGTTTCATACACAAACCAACACTGGTTTGGTTTGGGATTTGGTTTGTGCTTGAAACGAGAAGAGGAATAATCTAGAGAATGGAGAGAAACAAAGGGTTTCCTTTCGAgaagtatttattttctctatCTGTGGCtatgagaaaaatcagagaaAGGCGCCGCGGAAAAGCAGAGAACTGGACGGCTCTAACCTCCTCCAAGTCCAAGACCAACTTTGAGTCCTTTCAGACCGTTGGGATTTACCCTCCTCCCTCTTCAAAtcacctttttttattatatatttaatctTAGATGATTATTGTATACACATATATGCATGCCACGTGGGCAGACCAGATGTCGAGCTGGCACTATGGTGAATGGGCATATGGCAGGCTGGTTATTTGGCTAATCAATACCAAATGGTCTTTATTGGGTCTGATTTTGAATTGGAAGAGGAGCTGATTGGCCCAGACCTTTTGccatttatctttttcttttaacccAAAACTCTTTTATTCTAGAATCTTCCCTGGAATTGGAAGGATGAAGTAAGAAAATTCTGGAAAGGGGTAATTTAAAGAATGCATTAAAAGGGAGCAGAACCGTGCTGATGATCATCTTGCGTAGTTTTGATGTATTCCCAATTTCTTTGGCTCCTATTTGAATGATGAGATTAAATCGGGTGTTGGCACGAAGTATTCTATATTTCTTAGGAAATTTGCACAAATCCCACCTAGATTATTAGAGGTGTGCATATTTACCACCGAATAAAAGGAATTTAGCTATGTACGACCCAAACTTCACATTTAGTGCTAATCTACCACTTCCGTCAacttttgttgaattttctaTTCAAAATGGGCCcatttgttaaattttaattcatctgcaaattcaaaataatgaagaaaaaaaagcatttaaaccaataaataaaaatgaatgtGGCTATTTGGGATATGAAGCGGCAAGCAAGAccccaaagagaaagaaggtgTGAGTTGTTTGAATGGTGGGGGTATGTAGCTAACGATGATTGCAGGCCCACTTGTGCTGGCCCAAAGTGGGAAGAgaggtaaggtaagcaatcaatcAAACCTTCATATACGTTTCAAGGAATCTTGATTAAATGCATAAACCCACCAAGAAAAAAGTTTCATTAGTGAGGGAAAGCGACGAATCAAAATATTTCCCTCGTTTGAAACATGAGGAACAAGAAGTTTACGTTTGTGATGAAACAGCGCAGACGCAGAGCTATTTGCCCAACAAAACAAGATAAGCAGACAAAACACAAGACTCTCTCTTTCACTCATTTTCTCATTCCTCTGCTTCTAACTCCTGGCAATGGCGACTTTACCGACATCCGCACACTCAAATTTAGCTACTCAATCCAAGTTCATCTCAAGCTTCATATACTCGAACACCATAAGAAGAAATTCAAGATGGTTGTTTATCAGTACCTTTTGTTCCAGTCGAGCAAGGAGACAGCTTTGTGTGAAGACTGTGGCTACTGATCAGAAAGATGCTGCCACCCAAACCCAAGaaggtttgtttgttttctcaaCCCTCCTCCCTaatgttttgtttgcttttgttcAGAGTTTTGGCTGTAATTTGGTATTATGCGATgagcttttccttttctttttttgggtggaattttcaatgttttttctttacaaAGTGAAAAGAGCTGTGATTCTGTGAATGGGAAAGATTGATGCTTTCCAAGCCAATTATAGAAGTACTTGCCACCCATCTCAGCCGAGGTGGGAATTCACTTTGCTTTTATCATTCTAAGCCAAACTGGCCCATCATAGTCTCATTCAGTTTCAAAATTTCACTGCGCCGTGGGTCGCTGGATTTTGTTGTCAGTCACCAACATAATCTAGTGAAATTAATGGAGGACATTGTGTTTTCAATCTTGGACACCCCCATTCTGAATGTCAAAGGTCTTGTCCCAATTTGGACATTTAAAATTCATGAAGCTGTTATTTGATACAATTCTATAGGAATTGTTGCGTTTAAGTGTTGCAGGTAGTTTGGCCACATTTCCTCCCGATTCGGCATCCATTGCATCGATTATCAAATACCATGCAGAATTCACACCTTCTTTTTCTATTGAGTCCTTTGGGCTTCCCAAGGCATTCTATGCCACAGCAGAGAGTGTTCGTGACATGCTTATCATGAATTGGAATGAAACATATGAGTACTATGAGAAGCTGAACGTAAAGCAGGCATATTATCTCTCAATGGAGTTCCTACAGGTTTGCCATGAGTCTCACTCTTTGTCCTTCCAACGGCTGAAAATGTCTTGTGGTGTATATATTACTTGCTAAGAGTAAGGGGTATTGTTATCtattatgtttttaaattgttgCAGGGTAGAGCATTGCTAAATGCAGTTGGTAATTTAGAGCTTTCTGGGGCTTATGCGGAGGCTTTGAAAAAGCTAGGGCACAATCTAGAGGATGTGGCTAGGCAGGTCAGATTCACTGACCATTTGATTGAGTTATGATTTCATCGTACGGATCACTTTTACATTAGTTCATTGTAACTTCCATTTCGCTTTCCTTTGAGTAGAATTATCTAACACTATCCTTTACTTTGGAAATCTCAAAATTCTGTGTTGTTAAATCTTGATTGACAGGAACCAGATGCTGCGCTTGGAAATGGGGGACTGGGGAGACTTGCTTCATGCTTTTTGGATTCCCTGGCCACCCAAAATTACCCTGCATGGGGATATGGGCTGAGGTACAAGTATGGCTTGTTTAAGCAGCACATTACAAAAGATGGGCAGGAGGAAGTTGCTGAAAATTGGCTGGAGGTTTGATCATCTTTTGCATTGTTATGCTAGAAACttacttttcctttgttcTTATGCTCTTCAAGGGTAATTCAGTGATTTTTAAAGGGTCACACATGGTATTGATTTATATGATACCTGTTAATTGATTAAAGTATCTCTTATCAGATGGGAAATCCGTGGGAAATTCCAAGAAATGATGTTAGCTATCCTGTGAAATTCTATGGTGAAGTCGTTTCGGGCCCAGATGGAAATAAGCAATGGATTGGAGGAGAAAATGTCACGGCCGTTGCCTATGATGTCCCCATACCAGGGTATAAAACTAAAACCACCGTAAACCTTCGACTATGGTCCACAAAAGTTGCACCAGAAGAATTTGACTTACGTGCTTTCAACACTGGTGACCATGCCAAGGCATATGCAGCTATAAAGAATGCTGAGAAGGTTTGGATGAGCTCATCAGAATCATTAAGcttcttctttcaaatttGCTTTACATTGTGTTGCTTTAATTTTGTATGCGCAGGAACTGCCATAACCAACTAACAATGGTTATTTTAATCCCTTTTCCTGATTAGATCTGTTATATATTGTACCCTGGGGATGAATCTGTGGAGGGAAAATCACTTCGATTGAAGCAACAGTATACTTTGTGTTCTGCGTCTCTCCAAGATATAATTGCACGTTTTGAAAGGAGATCAGGGGAGCCAATGAAATGGGAAGAGTTCCCTGAAAAGGTTGCAGTGCAGATGAATGATACTCATCCAACACTCTGCATTCCGGAGTTGATCAGAATATTGATGGATGCGAAGGGCTTGAGCTGGAAGGAAGCCTGGGATATTACTCGAAGGTACTTCCTTTCTTGGTATTTTCTCAGTAGATGTGCATTAATTTATTAGCTCTTTAGCTTCAAGTTGTTGCATTCCTTGTGATCTGATGTATACACAGGCACAATGCATTGAATCCTCATTGTTACTTATACGAATTGCACTcacttataattttttaattcaaaactaTTATGCCAGAACTGTTGCATACACAAACCATACAGTTCTACCTGAGGCATTGGAGAAATGGAGTTTGCAGCTTATACAGGAACTGCTTCCTCGACATGTTCAAATCATAAAACTGATTGACGAGGAGGTAATATTTGAGGCCATACGCTTCAAATTTTAATCAGAACCAAATCTTCATCAAGTATTCTTACTGCTGGACAAGTGCAAATGTGCTGAAGCACctatacatacatatttaTCAGTCtcaatatttttattgtaTAGAACAAAAGATTTATTCTTTACTTTGTACCTTAATGTAACATATCTGATATCTTGGCCAGCTAATTCATACCATTATTGCTGAGTATGGCACGGAGGATCTTGACTTGTTGGTACAAAAACTGAGAGAAATGAGAATTCTTGATAATATCGAGTTACCTGACTCTGTCCTCGAAATTCTGAGTAAATCAGAAGAAAGTTCTGCGGTTGATCACATTGAGGAAGTTGATAAAGAAGCTAAAGCTACTGATGAAGAAGCTCAATCGGAAGGACTGAACACCGAGAAGAAAAAGGAGGTTACATTTGAACCAGATCCTAAACTGCCAAAGATGGTTCGAATGGCTAATCTATGTGTTGCTGGTGGACATGCAGTAAATGGGGTCGCTGAGATTCATAGTGAAATAGTGAAGAATGAAGTATTTAACGATTTTTATAAGGTATAAACATCAAACGGCtactttttgttctttgtttcaCCATAACCATCCTATTCCTACAACAACTTGAAGTGTTACTGGTAgcctattattattaattgcaTGCTTTGCTCTCCACTTGTTTTCACGTACATTACTTCTGGCAGTTGTGGCCTgagaaatttcaaaacaagaCAAATGGGGTGACACCAAGAAGATGGATTCGATTCTGCAACCCAGATCTAAGTACAATTATAACCAAGTGGACTGGAACAGAAGACTGGGTAAAAGATACTGAAATCTTGGTGACCCTTGGAAAGGTAAAACATCATATCCAGACTTGTAATTGTTTGAATATTTCTGCTTGTCATATGATTTTTCTTATATTAAACTCTCCGaggtgattttttatttttgaatctTTCTCAACAGTTTGCTGATAATGAAGATATCCAATCTGAATGGAGGGAAGCAAAAAGGAGAAACAAGATTAAGGTTGCATCCTTCCTCAAGGAAAAAACTGGTTATCTAGTCAACCCTGATGCAATGTTTGATGTACAGGTCATTCTCTGCCTCTCAAATATTTGCTCTGTTTTGTTGGCAAAGATGAACCAATTTTTGGCTCATAAGAACTTTATCGAAGTCAATGTGTTGGCAAAGATGAAGCAATTTCTTTGAGCAATGGGATTGCCTTGGCCTTGCTTTTGCTCATCATACAACTCATTTTGATATTGTACAGCAATCTCAGTTTATTATACTCTTGTTGTAAGCTCTAGAAAGAAGAGGATAAAGTAAATCTACCACAATTTCAGGTGAAGCGCATTCACGAATATAAACGGCAGCTATTGAACATCCTGGGAATTGTTTATCGCtacaaaaaaatgaaggaaatgagTCCTGATGAAAGAAAAGCAAGGTTTGTTCCACGGGTATGCATATTTGGAGGAAAGGCATTCGCTACATATGTCCAAGCCAAAAGGATCGTGAAGTTCATCACAGATGTAGGAGCCACTGTGAACCACGATCAAGAGATAGGTGACCTTTTGAAGGTACGTTTTGGCTCACAAACAATACCAGCTTCACCATCATGTTCTCAGTGATGAACTAATTATTCTTTTACTACATTATTTATCTTTGATCTTGCAAGTATAGGTTGTATTTGTTCCTGACTACAATGTCAGCGTCGCAGAAGTGCTCATTCCTGGTAGTGAGCTGTCTCAGCATATCAGGTTTCTAATTCAAAGCATTTCATACAAGAATTGcttcaattgtccaattgcTTGCAGATCATTGAGCCATCAAAAACTTTGTCTGTCTCAGCACTGCAGGAATGGAGGCGAGTGGAACCAGCAATATGAAGTTTGCAATGAACGGGTGCATACAAATTGGAACTTTAGATGGTGCTAATGTTGAAATAAGGCAAGAGGTTGGAGAGGACAACTTTTTCCTATTTGGTGCACATGCTCATGAAATTGCCGGGCTAAGGAATGAAAGAGCTCAAGGAAAGGTATCATTCAGTTAACATACTCTACTAGATTAGAGCTCTTGATTTGTTGTTTGatgtttaaatatatattttcgtgtgaataatatatatatgtgtgtgcgCGCGCTCCCGCAGTTTGTGGCTGACCCTCGGTTCGAAGAAGTGAAGGCATATGTGAGAAGTGGTGTTTTTGGTCCCTACAACTATGGCGAACTTATGGGATCTTTGGAAGGAAATGAAGGTTATGGCCGTGctgattattttcttgttggcAAAGACTACCCTAGTTATTTAGAGTGCCAAGACAAAGTTGATGAAGCATATCGAGACCAAAAGGTGTGACTATTtatatttgtgtttttgttgcattcacctttattattatcattttccTTGTTGAAGATTTTCTTGttgcattcataattaatATGAGATATATAATGATGCAGAGATGGACAAAGATGTCGATCTTGAACACAGCTGGTTCATACAAGTTCAGCAGTGACCGTACCATTCATGAATACGCAAGAGACATATGGAGGATTGAACCTGTTGTCTTACCGTAAAGTAATCAATTGTAATTAGCCTAATTAAGCCCGATCGTTAATAACTTAACACATTCACTCACCTATCCAAATAAACCCCTACTTAGTgagctctcttttctcttaatcttttaattagctacttaaaaaaataatggccTTATCAAGTGCTATTCTTTGAAACAAATCGATTGCTTTTGAAATCCAACCCAAGCacgcatatataaaatattattccACATATTCTAGTCTTAGGCAGAGGAGTATGCGAAAGAGAGAATACCTTTTTTTAGTGGTTAAATTTAAAAGGTATTCTCTCTTTCCCATGCTATTCTGCCTTTCTAAAGCCGCTCTTTTTGACTATAAATTAAAATCTACTTTATGGGACGAATATTTAACTTTAGCCCTCGTTTGTTAGGGATGATTATACTAGACTAGCAAAGTTGGCTACATTTCATGTGCAATCAAGGCatattatgaatattattgTCTAATTTGGAGGATGAAAGATGACTATTCATAAGAGGTTGATGACTAAAACTCAGAGGTGGCCCTAGCCCAGGGCGCCCAAAGCTAAGAGGGGGCACACAAAACTTCAAAACTAGAAGGAGCCGTTCCTGATATGGTGGCATCTCAGCACAAACCACTTTTTGATACTCTCAAGGAAACTTCCttacttggaaaacaaagtcaaatatatattatatattatataatataacaaaagaaaaaccaaccaTAGGGAAattaaacaaagataaaccaacatccacataaataaataaataaagataaaccaacatgccttttttaaaaaaatttcaaaaagcaaaaaggcTATCAAACACAACACAAGAAGACTCTGAAATGCaagcaaatttttatttttattttttgtaattctCTTCTTTTCCAACACCGAGTTGGAAAACAATCCTCCAGAATACCAGATCAGTGCCTTTCTTtcaagattttttattatttatcagATCTTTCAaggttcttccttttttttatagatagatatagatgtataaattttataatacgttaTACACATCTTTaataacttctttttctttattatttgattcaacaaaaaaattggcaaAGATTCTTGTTCTTTACAATTAGAAGTTTcaagttaaagaaaatatgCTCAAAATCCaagttttattgttatttgttAGTTAGTTATTTGTTATTGTGTTgtgtttattataaaaattaaaaaatgcttCCTAATAAACAACTTTATGGAAATCTCAAAAGCAGTGGCGGAGCCAGGATTTTGCATTAGAGGGGGCCCTTcacaaaatattataaaataatttgaatatgagCATTTAAATGCTAACCGGTTAATAAGTTAATATGATACTAACTACTTGGTTTAGCCCACTTCATAATatcatttcattttgattAATCATTTATTCGCTCATTACAATCATAATTGTCCTTAATTTCATATTATAAAATGcttgaatattaatttcatCATCTACACTATTAAAGACTCATAAGTTAATAATTCATATtccaaaagagagaagaaaatacaaaaaaagttcataaatCTACCCTACTTAGACATGTAAAAAGGGagggaaaaaaattacaaagctTAAGCTTGAgttaaacaaaagagaaagagaaagagaatgaaaaaatTAGGAGTTTTTAGTGCAAATATCATAACATGGCTTTGGAAAAGGccgaaggagagagaaattttttaaaagaagccaaaatggacaaaattgcccttatttatttttagatttcctaaggaatcctttacatttgcatgtctttggtttgaaagttgagaggtttttttgttttttttgaaaaagttttagcttttttcaaaagtgaaaatttttttgtggctaaaatctaaatttacttaGATTTAATTGAAAGTAGAAAAGTGATTAAGAAGTTTATTGGTTAATTTGTAGACAAAAATAACCTAAtatattgtttattttaaaataaatatcacaaatataatataatatattataatatttaaatacaagGGTAAATAGATTGAGGGGGGCTTGGGACCACACTGGTCCCTAGATGGCTCCGCCCCTgctcaaaagacaaaaaagaaaaagaagaagaaattttcCAATTGTAAGAGgatttttgaataaatattttattaaaaagacCAATGCTTCACTTGAAAATTTACCAAATGCATCTAAGCAGtgtttaattttgataaaaattgtaattttagtGTTTATTTATCTAAAGGGGCACACTTTTGAAATTTGCCCAGGGCCTTTGAAAATCCTGGATCGGCTCTACTAAAACTTATCCCTCCTAATCTCATCATTTTCAAGGAGATTGGGGGGATAAGTTTTAGTCATTAACCTCTTATAGATAGTCTCAATTCTTCCTTCAAGTTAAACAACATATCCATATTACACCTTGAATGCACATGAAAAATAGGCACGTTACTAATCTAGTACTCTCTATCAAGCAAGCCTCAAGTGGTTTAATTTGCTGGAGTTAATAATTAGCTTACCATTTTTGTGAAAGTTGTTGTAAAGATCCCCACGGAAGTTCTATGAGATTCGTAAAGATAAATGTTTATACCACTAAAAAAAGTGGATTGAAATTGGCCGCgagataatattaatataaatatagaaaaaatGCCTGTGGGAATATGATTcctttattataaataaataaataaataaataaataaataaataaagttgttCTGGAACTCATTCTCTTGATTTCTTTATTGACATGCATATACAACTCACCTATGACCTAGAGTTCCTAGGCCAACAACACCACTTTTAAACACCCTACTTTAATAATTCGATTGTTAACTGCAACTGATGTAATCTGGTCCATCTCCACCCTATTCCAACTATAATTACGCACAGAAAAAACTAAAGCATAAAAAGGTGCGGACGGGAAAACTCATAGacatgacttaaagatatccCAAGCACGATCAGAATTCTAGTGGAACTTGCCCTACCTATATATAGATAGTTCACGAGTGTGAAATAGCTAGGGCGCCTTGTGTTTGTTTTGCCCTACCTAGCTACCTGTTGGAACGTACGATTTTTCGAGCCATCGATCTCATGCAGAAATAGAGATTATTATCTTGATTACAGAAtgtaattaagttttttttttttttctttcccggaTCATATGTTAAGCTTATGATGTGATTAGGCTCTTTATATGTAAAAGGTGTGAAACCCTTttgaattaaacaaattaaacttttGCGAGGTGGTCCATCCTTCAATT
This window encodes:
- the LOC18793788 gene encoding putative SNAP25 homologous protein SNAP30 isoform X1; this encodes MFGFKKSPAKIAKQNSVDPGFQAPADSETDKDTHKPARRTSSEPMLITPDFSKEKPGKRGSSPASYKNDFLDSGGIENQSVQELEKYAVYKAEETTQSVNNCLRIAENIREDATKTLDMLHAQGEQITRTHMAAVDIDKDLSRGEKLLNNLGGMFAMPWKAKKGKDISGPDFSAASAPKKSDPHQREKLGLAPIPKGRSAPATSPPDGSGALQQVEYEKAKQDDALSDLSNILGDLKGMAVDMGSELDRSISFFYSLHILHDCIYISTLLLSNIWKLQAKQNYRSSL
- the LOC18793788 gene encoding putative SNAP25 homologous protein SNAP30 isoform X2, which encodes MFGFKKSPAKIAKQNSVDPGFQAPADSETDKDTHKPARRTSSEPMLITPDFSKEKPGKRGSSPASYKNDFLDSGGIENQSVQELEKYAVYKAEETTQSVNNCLRIAENIREDATKTLDMLHAQGEQITRTHMAAVDIDKDLSRGEKLLNNLGGMFAMPWKAKKGKDISGPDFSAASAPKKSDPHQREKLGLAPIPKGRSAPATSPPDGSGALQQVEYEKAKQDDALSDLSNILGDLKGMAVDMGSELDRQNKTIDHLSDDVDELNSRMKGANQRTRRLLGK
- the LOC18793797 gene encoding alpha-1,4 glucan phosphorylase L-2 isozyme, chloroplastic/amyloplastic → MATLPTSAHSNLATQSKFISSFIYSNTIRRNSRWLFISTFCSSRARRQLCVKTVATDQKDAATQTQEGSLATFPPDSASIASIIKYHAEFTPSFSIESFGLPKAFYATAESVRDMLIMNWNETYEYYEKLNVKQAYYLSMEFLQGRALLNAVGNLELSGAYAEALKKLGHNLEDVARQEPDAALGNGGLGRLASCFLDSLATQNYPAWGYGLRYKYGLFKQHITKDGQEEVAENWLEMGNPWEIPRNDVSYPVKFYGEVVSGPDGNKQWIGGENVTAVAYDVPIPGYKTKTTVNLRLWSTKVAPEEFDLRAFNTGDHAKAYAAIKNAEKICYILYPGDESVEGKSLRLKQQYTLCSASLQDIIARFERRSGEPMKWEEFPEKVAVQMNDTHPTLCIPELIRILMDAKGLSWKEAWDITRRTVAYTNHTVLPEALEKWSLQLIQELLPRHVQIIKLIDEELIHTIIAEYGTEDLDLLVQKLREMRILDNIELPDSVLEILSKSEESSAVDHIEEVDKEAKATDEEAQSEGLNTEKKKEVTFEPDPKLPKMVRMANLCVAGGHAVNGVAEIHSEIVKNEVFNDFYKLWPEKFQNKTNGVTPRRWIRFCNPDLSTIITKWTGTEDWVKDTEILVTLGKFADNEDIQSEWREAKRRNKIKVASFLKEKTGYLVNPDAMFDVQVKRIHEYKRQLLNILGIVYRYKKMKEMSPDERKARFVPRVCIFGGKAFATYVQAKRIVKFITDVGATVNHDQEIGDLLKVVFVPDYNVSVAEVLIPGSELSQHISTAGMEASGTSNMKFAMNGCIQIGTLDGANVEIRQEVGEDNFFLFGAHAHEIAGLRNERAQGKFVADPRFEEVKAYVRSGVFGPYNYGELMGSLEGNEGYGRADYFLVGKDYPSYLECQDKVDEAYRDQKRWTKMSILNTAGSYKFSSDRTIHEYARDIWRIEPVVLP